A single region of the Planctomycetaceae bacterium genome encodes:
- a CDS encoding class I SAM-dependent rRNA methyltransferase has product MTERHDLSRLPVVRLKYAEYGPFLFRNMVGFVDNRTKDGDLVAVMDKNGKPFGFGFYNSRSQIALRMVSFGPEGVDESVVPRRISRAVALRRELLGLDETTDAYRLVHSEGDGLSGLVADRFGKYVAIELFSKAMFRRLEPIQAAIAAACPGVEEFVVRADDEICRLEGFRLPPPAEGRVTTITENGVKFEVDLSGGHKTGFFCDQRDNRLALTDFTAGKSVLDCCCYSAGFSCYAAGVGKAASVTAVDIDEGALATAKRNMKHNRLKFDLKQSDAFEFLRLAQRDKRQWDVVVLDPSKFVPSREEMERGLRKYRDLNSLAAGVVAPGGVLLTCSCSGLVGLDQFIEVVARASHMARRGVQIFRSSGAGADHPVMADAPQSSYLKAIWARVE; this is encoded by the coding sequence ATGACTGAGCGACACGACCTATCACGCCTGCCGGTGGTGCGGCTGAAATACGCTGAATACGGCCCCTTCCTCTTCCGCAATATGGTCGGCTTCGTCGACAACCGCACCAAGGACGGCGACCTGGTGGCCGTCATGGACAAGAACGGAAAGCCCTTCGGCTTTGGGTTCTACAACTCGCGTTCGCAGATCGCCCTGCGGATGGTGAGTTTCGGCCCCGAGGGCGTCGACGAGTCGGTCGTGCCGCGGCGGATTTCGCGGGCGGTGGCGCTGCGGCGCGAGCTGCTGGGCCTGGATGAAACGACCGACGCCTATCGCCTGGTGCATTCCGAGGGCGACGGCCTGAGCGGCCTGGTGGCTGACCGGTTCGGCAAGTACGTCGCGATCGAGTTGTTCAGCAAGGCGATGTTCCGCCGCCTGGAGCCGATCCAGGCCGCCATCGCCGCGGCGTGCCCGGGCGTCGAGGAGTTCGTCGTCCGCGCCGACGACGAGATCTGCCGCCTGGAAGGCTTCCGCCTGCCGCCGCCGGCCGAAGGGCGCGTCACGACGATCACCGAAAACGGCGTCAAGTTCGAGGTGGATCTTTCCGGCGGGCACAAGACCGGATTCTTCTGCGACCAGCGCGACAACCGCCTGGCGCTGACCGACTTCACCGCCGGCAAGAGCGTGCTGGACTGCTGCTGCTACAGTGCGGGGTTCTCATGCTACGCCGCAGGCGTCGGCAAAGCCGCCAGCGTGACCGCTGTCGATATCGACGAGGGCGCTCTTGCGACAGCGAAGCGTAACATGAAGCACAACCGCCTGAAGTTCGACCTCAAGCAGTCCGACGCCTTCGAGTTCCTGCGCCTGGCGCAGCGCGACAAGCGACAGTGGGACGTGGTGGTGCTCGACCCGTCCAAGTTCGTGCCCTCGCGCGAGGAGATGGAACGCGGCCTGCGGAAATACCGCGACCTGAACTCGCTGGCGGCCGGCGTCGTCGCACCCGGCGGGGTGCTGCTGACGTGTTCGTGCAGCGGGCTGGTGGGCCTCGATCAATTCATCGAGGTCGTCGCCCGGGCCTCGCACATGGCCCGGCGCGGCGTGCAGATCTTCCGGAGCAGCGGCGCGGGGGCAGATCACCCGGTGATGGCCGACGCTCCGCAGAGTTCGTACCTCAAGGCCATCTGGGCGCGGGTGGAATGA
- a CDS encoding pyruvate formate lyase family protein encodes MSINPLEYFAFSREHARALLDCAGPDEALGRALGAEFAARQPIVAGDDVLAAMPHSRSLVSLSIGGLGCAWEVPQELRGSEWENEARETIALWNPRTTGAVFNQVRLEQFTPAELQTLSEPSLGWGGVWGGHAILGYDRVLRDGISGLKAWIAAHASRAAAVSADWYAALLHICDGISAYIAHHAAAAEKLGLQRIADACRHISSERPRDFFEAVQLFWMIHALDGTDSPGRIDQFLHPYYMRLADSPAVRQRLAWPILDALWKKFIACRSWNVCLGGQTPDGRDAANELTYLFLDLQAQHGREAPNLSVRLFSGSDPALMARCVKVIAGGSGMPALYNDEVLVPALCELGIPLEHARNYAMNGCAQVDIQGLSHMGLEDGELNLAKCLELALHAGRSAVTGKLVGAETLPADQIADMATLQTQLARQIEHVTGILTRHANLFQQTHARTGPHLFRSLFIEPCIERGRDIKRGGPLYNHGQFLTQGIANTGDSLAAIDELVFKRRHLTLAELVAVLDRDWSDHEPLRQEAARRVGKFGNDIESVDACAAWALECYFRCLRRIGTWRGGSYSGGVIVFNRAIGYGQGLGATADGRHTGKPVADSIGAAQGADVSGPTSLLRSVARLPQNLGTSAMCLNVKLSPSIFDHGRGEEGYRKVADLFATYFRLGGQQLQVNVVGRETLLAAQQDPTAHENLVVRVGGFCAKFTSLDRTQQDDIIIRTTQDA; translated from the coding sequence ATGAGCATCAATCCTCTGGAATACTTTGCCTTCTCGCGAGAGCACGCACGCGCGCTGCTCGACTGCGCTGGGCCCGATGAAGCCCTCGGCCGCGCGCTGGGCGCCGAGTTTGCCGCGCGCCAGCCGATCGTCGCCGGCGACGATGTGCTGGCGGCCATGCCGCACTCACGGTCACTGGTGTCGCTGAGCATAGGCGGGTTGGGCTGCGCGTGGGAAGTGCCTCAGGAATTGCGTGGCAGCGAGTGGGAGAACGAGGCCCGCGAGACCATCGCGCTATGGAACCCGCGCACCACCGGGGCCGTGTTCAACCAGGTTCGCCTGGAGCAGTTCACCCCCGCAGAGCTGCAGACGCTCTCCGAGCCGTCGCTGGGCTGGGGCGGCGTCTGGGGCGGGCACGCGATTCTCGGCTACGACCGCGTCCTGCGCGACGGGATCAGCGGCCTCAAGGCCTGGATCGCCGCCCACGCCTCGCGCGCCGCGGCCGTCAGCGCCGACTGGTATGCGGCGCTGCTTCACATATGCGACGGCATCTCGGCGTATATCGCCCATCACGCCGCAGCCGCGGAGAAGCTCGGTCTGCAGCGCATCGCCGACGCCTGCCGCCACATCAGCAGCGAGCGGCCTCGCGACTTTTTCGAGGCGGTCCAACTGTTCTGGATGATCCATGCCCTCGACGGCACGGACTCGCCCGGTCGCATCGACCAGTTCCTGCATCCGTATTACATGAGGCTGGCTGACAGCCCCGCCGTGCGGCAGCGGCTGGCGTGGCCGATCCTCGACGCGCTGTGGAAGAAGTTCATCGCCTGCCGAAGCTGGAACGTGTGCCTGGGCGGCCAGACTCCCGACGGGCGCGACGCGGCCAACGAGTTGACGTACCTCTTTCTGGACCTTCAGGCCCAGCACGGCCGCGAGGCGCCGAACCTTTCGGTGCGGTTGTTCTCCGGCAGCGATCCGGCGCTGATGGCGCGCTGCGTGAAGGTCATCGCCGGCGGCTCGGGCATGCCGGCTCTTTATAACGACGAGGTGCTCGTGCCGGCGCTGTGCGAGTTGGGCATCCCGCTCGAACACGCCCGCAACTACGCCATGAACGGCTGCGCGCAGGTCGACATCCAGGGCCTGAGCCACATGGGCCTCGAAGACGGCGAGTTGAACCTGGCCAAATGCCTGGAGCTTGCCCTGCACGCCGGGCGCAGCGCCGTCACGGGCAAACTCGTCGGCGCCGAAACGCTGCCGGCCGACCAGATCGCGGACATGGCGACTCTCCAGACCCAGCTCGCGCGGCAGATCGAGCATGTGACGGGAATCCTCACGCGCCACGCCAACCTCTTTCAGCAGACGCACGCGCGGACCGGCCCGCACCTCTTCCGCTCGCTGTTCATCGAGCCGTGCATCGAGCGGGGGCGCGACATCAAACGCGGCGGGCCGCTCTACAATCACGGACAGTTCCTCACCCAGGGCATCGCCAACACGGGCGATTCACTGGCCGCCATCGATGAACTGGTCTTCAAGCGGCGGCACCTGACGCTGGCGGAACTGGTCGCCGTGCTGGATCGCGACTGGTCCGACCACGAGCCGCTGCGACAGGAAGCCGCCCGTCGCGTGGGCAAGTTCGGCAACGACATCGAGAGCGTAGACGCCTGCGCCGCCTGGGCGCTGGAGTGCTACTTCCGCTGCCTGCGGCGCATCGGCACGTGGCGTGGCGGGTCGTACAGCGGCGGCGTGATCGTCTTCAACCGCGCCATCGGGTATGGGCAGGGTCTGGGCGCGACAGCCGACGGACGCCACACGGGCAAGCCTGTGGCCGACTCGATCGGGGCGGCACAGGGCGCCGATGTGTCGGGGCCCACCTCGCTGCTGCGATCGGTGGCACGTCTGCCGCAGAATCTTGGGACCAGCGCGATGTGCCTCAACGTCAAGCTCAGCCCGTCGATCTTCGACCATGGCCGCGGCGAGGAAGGCTATCGTAAGGTCGCCGACTTGTTCGCCACGTACTTCCGCCTGGGCGGGCAGCAACTCCAAGTCAACGTCGTCGGGCGCGAGACGCTGCTGGCCGCCCAGCAGGACCCCACCGCACATGAAAACCTGGTGGTTCGCGTGGGCGGGTTCTGCGCGAAGTTCACGTCCCTCGACCGCACGCAACAAGACGACATCATCATCCGCACGACGCAGGATGCATAG